The DNA segment AATCGCCAGGACCGCCGCCTCCGGGTCCCACAGAATCCGCCATAGATGACTCGTTTGCCTTGCCTTAATTTTATCGCGTGCCCAGGTTTTGGCTTAAGAAACACCGATAAGCTGCCGGCTAGTTTTTAGCCGGTGATGATGGAACCGTCCGACGATCCTCGTCAGGTCACCGATGGTGCAGAAAATGCTCCAAGCCCGGCCGTTGAGCCCGTTTCGCCATCTTTTCCAACCACCAGGATCGATCCTATTCCTCCGGTCGATACAAAACCCGCATCCGATACAACACCTGTCCCTATGGCAGCAGATGCTGCAGTGGATGCTCTACTCACGGCTGAAACGGTACCCGATCCGATGATCGCTACTACCGTTACCATCCCTGCTCAAAAAAATGGCGTTGAAGATGTTGGAGAGTGGGGGCTGCTGAGCGAAAAGGTAAAAACCTGGATCGACGCTGAGGGGTTTAGCGCGCTTTGGGTGCAGGCGCAGCTCCCGCTACGTGTAGTTGGCGGTTTGATACTTTTCATGCTCTTGAGTACGGTTTATAACGGTATTCTCGGCATCATCAGCAAGGTTCCACTCGCCCCCGGGCTGCTTGAACTAACGGGCTTGATATGGTTGGCG comes from the Synechococcus sp. M16CYN genome and includes:
- a CDS encoding CAAD domain-containing protein, translated to MMEPSDDPRQVTDGAENAPSPAVEPVSPSFPTTRIDPIPPVDTKPASDTTPVPMAADAAVDALLTAETVPDPMIATTVTIPAQKNGVEDVGEWGLLSEKVKTWIDAEGFSALWVQAQLPLRVVGGLILFMLLSTVYNGILGIISKVPLAPGLLELTGLIWLAVYARRNLVRSSDRKQVADTFVATWNKVVGH